Proteins co-encoded in one Oncorhynchus kisutch isolate 150728-3 linkage group LG1, Okis_V2, whole genome shotgun sequence genomic window:
- the nop56 gene encoding nucleolar protein 56, which translates to MVLLHVLFEHAAGYALFVVKEVEEIGMLLPQVEDCVLNIGKFNGMVSLAAFFPFKSAQAALDNINAISEGVVHADLKLFLETNLPIGGKKKAMLGVGDAKIGGALQEELGLAIQTGGVVAEILRGVRLHFHSLVKGLTAQAASKAQLGLGHSYSRAKVKFNVNRSDNMIIQSIALLDQLDKDINTFSMRVREWYGYHFPELIKIVTDNSTYCKMTQLIGNRKELSEESLESMEEVVMDSAKAQSILEASRSSMGMDISPIDLINIERFSNRVVSLAAYRLELQEYLHSKMGQVAPNLAALIGDVVGARLISHAGSLTNLAKYPASTVQILGAEKALFRALKTRGNTPKYGLIFHSTFIGRAAAKNKGRISRYLANKCTIASRIDAFSDVPTCVFGDKLRDQVEERLSFYETGEAPRKNLDVMKEAVIQAGEVAAEIKIKLAKKEKKRMRREKKLAALSTGDGEEEAGDGEAGATENGEAKKKKKKSVSEAVQMEEEASAAENGDAPAKKKKKRKSEAMEVEPVAEEAPETPQTEKKKKRKKKD; encoded by the exons ATG GTGCTGTTGCATGTGCTGTTCGAACACGCAGCAGGGTATGCGCTCTTCGTTGTTAAGGAGGTGGAAGAGATTGGCATGCTTTTGCCTCAG GTTGAAGACTGTGTTCTAAACATTGGGAAATTCAATGGCATGGTGAGCCTAGCTGCTTTTTTCCCGTTCAAGTCGGCCCAGGCTGCTCTAGATAATATTAATGCCATATCAGAAG GTGTGGTCCATGCTGACCTGAAGCTGTTCCTGGAGACTAACCTTCCAATAGGGGGCAAGAAGAAGGCAATGCTGGGGGTAGGTGATGCCAAGATAGGAGGAGCTCTGCAAGAAGAGCTGGGCTTGGCCATCCAGACTGGAGGAGTGGTGGCAGAGATATTGAGAG GTGTGCGTCTCCACTTCCACTCCCTGGTGAAGGGGCTGACTGCCCAGGCCGCCTCCAAGGCCCAGCTGGGGCTGGGCCACAGCTACTCCAGGGCCAAGGTCAAGTTCAACGTCAACAGGTCCGACAACATGATCATCCAGTCCATTGCCCTTCTTGACCAGCTGGACAAGGACATCAACACCTTCTCCATGCGTGTGCG TGAGTGGTATGGCTACCATTTCCCGGAGCTGATCAAGATAGTGACGGATAACTCTACATACTGCAAGATGACCCAGCTGATTGGCAACCGGAAGGAGCTGAGCGAGGAAAGTCTGGAGAGCATGGAAGAGGTGGTGATGGACAGTGCCAAGGCCCAGTCCATCCTGGAGGCCTCCCGCAGCTCCATGG GCATGGACATCTCTCCCATTGACCTGATCAACATTGAGCGGTTCTCTAACCGCGTGGTCTCACTGGCTGCCTACAGGCTGGAGCTCCAGGAGTACCTTCACTCCAAGATGGGCCAGGTGGCCCCCAACTTGGCCGCACTCATAGGAGATGTG GTGGGAGCACGCCTGATTTCCCACGCCGGCAGCTTAACCAACCTGGCCAAGTACCCAGCTTCAACTGTGCAGATCCTGGGTGCTGAGAAGGCCCTGTTCAG GGCTCTGAAGACGCGTGGCAACACCCCCAAGTATGGCCTCATCTTCCACTCAACCTTCATTGGTCGTGCTGCAGCCAAGAACAAAGGGCGTATCTCCCGTTACCTGGCCAATAAGTGCACAATCGCCTCAAGAATTGATGCCTTTTCTG ATGTGCCCACCTGTGTGTTTGGTGACAAATTGCGTGACCAGGTGGAGGAGCGCCTTTCGTTCTACGAGACGGGAGAGGCGCCTCGCAAGAACCTGGACGTCATGAAAGAGGCTGTTATACAG gccGGAGAGGTGGCAGCTGAGATAAAGATCAAGTTGGCAAAAAAGGAGAAGAAACGCATGAGGCGGGAGAAGAAGCTGGCAGCCCTCTCCACTGGTGACGGCGAAGAGGAAGCGGGTGATGGCGAGGCAGGG GCGACTGAGAACGGCGAggcaaagaagaagaaaaagaagtcGGTATCCGAGGCCGTTCAAATGGAGGAAGAGGCTTCAGCAGCAGAGAACGGAGATGCTCCGGccaagaagaaaaagaaacgaaAGAGTGAGGCAATGGAGGTGGAGCCAGTGGCTGAGGAGGCTCCAGAGACCCCCCAGACTgagaagaaaaagaagaggaagaaaaagGACTGA